The stretch of DNA GAGTTTGTGGAGCACGTTATCGGACCGAGAACAACCTTTTTCTCGTATTTTCCTTTGCAGCTACCTGCCTACCTATCTTTTTACCAACcaattatatatttgtagtcTGTGATATAAAAGGAATACTACTGATTCTAATAGTAACAGATAAgagtaatattataaatttagcttcttatttatttttattttgttgtatttctGAAATCATATTTCATGCAATAATATGCTATTGTTTATTGCATTAGGGTAGAAATAACTAcagaaaaccaaaaacgaaTTATTATGAGtttaaggaaagaaaaaagtacGGCTAGTTGGAGTAATACGTTACAGAGTGGGTCCAGTAGGTGGGGTGGGCTTTTAAAACTGGAtgcatctcttcttttttttcaatcctCAACTttttacaagtttacaacactATAGAAACAGATTTAATCTCATGTATGTGCAATGCTGCACgctataatttttatttgatgagGAAAAAAAGACAGTCAAGATTATTGCTTTTGTAGCCTCTGCAAATACTTTCATtggataaataaatattgtcCTTTTATTTAAGACGGTTTTTtaaggttaatttttttttttgataaataaaattatggttataagtaattttttataaagaaaatatactaagaaaaaaaaaggcaaacgGAGAGACAGAGTGGTCAATCCGAAGGTGTTTGACGACATCTCGGCCTTCGAGTCAGgcacctattaaaaaaaaaattactaccAAAAAACAACTGTAATGAAACGAatttaatatttactatataactattaaaaaaaaaggaagattaTTTAGAAGGTAAGCCAGCTGCAAAAAAGCATCCTTGGCTGAGCTGTCCGTTTGTTTGTTCCACCACTGAGTTGGTTGGACccaatcttctcttttttcttaggCCATGGTTAGGGCATCCTTAATGGCATAACTGatcttaaaataattttaataatattataatgagataataatattatagtaaggtaagagagagcaaaagagaaaaatatcaaGATCAATGCTCAAGATCAGATCTTGCTCAAGATCATTTCtctccttgttcttctactgtttgaattttttctatttttttatatctaagaTCAGTGTAAAAGATGTCCCGTTAATGATGGCCTTATAGGGAGATTAGATAGGGTGTTCTTAGgcattttaaaaatgaaaataattgaatagtgGATTTAAGATCATGCTCATTGATCTTATTCTAGAACTGTTCTTGGGCCTGATCTTGTGTGACGTGTCTCTCTCGGATTGAaaagaattaattaaataaaatgtttgtcttgtttaattaattaagtaatatatttgttttttttttttttaattatttacaatgtttttttttgtttcataaaaatatggcattgtattttgaattttagtaaaagttttataagtttgcaataaaatgttattttataaatttttataattgtaatatgtttaaaaatattaataaatattatattattaaatagtattaaacattcttaaattatttattaaacattaatctatgtatttattaaatattattaaatttctataagaatatcatattattaaatcttaagattttacacatgttctcccaataactaacttcttaacaaaagtttttaactactgatcttacattatttttacaatatttatactctaagaacaccctaaactgatctccctataaacatgcccttATAGTTTCAtccttacttttcttttttttagtttccttcactttttaattttattttttaaaacataatcctCTTTCAATTATCACACCCACCAACAATGCAATATACACACCCCTGACGGTCTATttgcatattattattaatcgagagaagagaagagaagaaagacaactCATATATACATGACACTCAAGAATTGCACACAAGAACAAGCGTCTACTCTTTTCTTAACTAGTCTTCTTCATAGATTATAAATGAGAGATCGTCCCATTCAACTGAGGGACAGAAATCTATTAATGGTCTACTCAAGAATTGCACACAAGAACAAGCGTCTACTCTTTGATACTGACAATCCCGATCATATCAAAAAGTTGGATAAACTTCATCCCAATATTAATGGTCTAACAAAAATCTATTCATCATACTCACcagtgttttcttttatattcttatattttccATAATGCATGTTTTGTTGTTATGATGAAATGGATAattcatttctttctctttttcttttccatctaATTGACGAAATATATGCGTGGTGGACCCCTCCAAGAACTATAGTATCAGCATATCTGCAAGCCTGATCATATTCTTTtggattaacaaaaaaaaggaaaaaaaaaaaaaaattcttatcaACCATTTTTGGAATAATCCAACCTCCCCCATCTTTGTCAATTAAAACAAGCTCTTTTAGATTGGATGCATATTTATCGTGTTTTGGCATGAAATTAATGTAACGTTAGTTTCGAATGCGACTTTACTTACTTTTTCTCAATTTAtgcttattaatttatagatatactactatttatatcatctttcttctttttttttaatgtcgtAATCACCTCTTCTTACACAAAGCACATGTCGTACGTAGCTAGAGAGTTGACCCCGTTGGAATTATATactcaataaaaatgaaaatttaaaaagtcttgactacaactgaaagaagaaagataaataaaattatagtacAAGGAAAAGATGTATGTTTACTACCCTCGGTAATGTAAATATGTAAAACAGCTAGAGTTGGTTGTAAACTAGTGGTAGTATATAGTTTAAGGTTTTGTGTTGCTTGCAAGATTACAATACGATCGTATTTCTCAATTAATCAACCAACCCaccttcttttgatttttcttttcagtaATACGTATTAATCTACGATGTTGTTAACTAAGTGTAAAAGATTAATGATGAGGTTTTaccacacaaaaataaaaataaaaaagattaaagatgaGATTAAATTATACTAGTATGACAATGTTTTTGCAAAGTGGTACTATTTTGCTTGCATGAGCGCCGCTTGGATGGAGCTTTGACgcgagtttttttatttgtctgaACTTTTAACTCACGcgcctttttcttttttattatttaaaaacaaaattccaaaacGCGTGAAAACTGCGTCGTACCttattttactctctctctctcctatgTCTCCACCCACGACGTCACATAGGAGTGAGATGGCTCCGCCTTCGTATTTGGCCCATAGAATAGGATGATGGGAATGCAGATATAATAACCGACGTTGTCAGTTacaatttgttgtcattttttcttttgttgaatgcAAGGGGGGATTGTATTGTCAAATCCtcgtattttaaaaaaacctcATACACGTATTTGAGGAAAAGAGGTCGACCCTGTATATTTCGTGTGTCAAAATGCACACACCAATTTCACTtcacttatttttaaaatttgtaaatatattacTCCCTCCgcttcaaaatataaaatgtttagaGTAAAACATGCAGATTAAAAAATgatcactttaaaaaagtttaaccaatcacaaacaagactgcataagataaagtattaaactaatctaaaagttacatggaaacttgaaaacatcatatattatgaaacaaaaaatcttctctaaacatcctatattataaaacagagGGAATACTATATATCACCAGTTtcttaccaaaaacaaaacacaaaaacatatacagtatTTCACAATAACAATTgtagattataaattttatatagctcaagaaatataagaaaaagataCCATTATTACATTTGGGGTAAGTATATTTAGTTTAGTAATCACTAATcagaaaataaatcatttgaTTGAGGAGAGAAAACAGTgacactaataataataaatattttgattaggGAAAATCCCAGTAAAAAAACCTTAAAGTGACATCAGCTCCCAGTTTAAACTTTGGAGATTTTGCACTTCCACTTTTATACCTTAAACTTAAAGTGATAATATTCATAACATAATATCTCAAATTGGCTTCTTTGTTCATGAGACCACAATATTTAACAGAATTTATGAATCCTTTAACTGAGCAAGTTAACAAGAGTTAACTCTGTTGAATTATTTGGTTTATTGGCCAcatgcatctttttttttaataaaactaaaacaaaatttaataaactaaaataattgaaatatgaaaataaattatagaatccccaaatcgatttgggggaTCGGGAGGAGGGggttataagaagaagaagaaaaaaaaaggcaagaGAGAGATGTAGAGAAGACGAGAGAATCGAAGATTCTAGTGTTCCATTGGAATCAAAGATTATAAGAgtttacaatttaaaataaagcATAGTCGTATGCATCAGACCCCATATTCATAGCATCATTCCACATGCTTGCAGCTGTATTTGCTCTCCAGGTATTAGCAAGCactctttgttatttttgagTACCATGAATTTGTTATTCCTCATTATTCTCCTCACCATTTCTTTGATCAATGTTAGTTTTTTTGACAACATCTTCTTCTGGAGGGCCGGAGGAAAGAAATCAGAACGATATTCTTTACGGAGATAACTATGTAAACCAACACAAGCAATTACTAATTCTACTTGCGTCTTATATGGAAAGGGTGGTGCATGTTTGAAGATGTGAAATCTTGACTCGAAGATGCCAAAAATCTTCTCTATTACATTTTCCAAGCTAGAATTATGATTGTTGAACAACTCATTTGGATTTACTGGATCTTTTCCTTGTCCTCTTAAGTCTTGGAGATGATAGTGAGTACTTCAAAATGGAGCTAAAAAACTGCATCGATTGGTAGATCCACAATCAACTAGATAAAATTTTCCTGCAGTTTAAAATGCATAAAAATATAGGTGAGATAAATTGCAGGTAAAGAACATAACAATTTAGTTTTATACAAAGATAAATGAGACATACCTTCAggaattattaatttatttgtgtttcttgttAAAGCATCCTGTAATACTTTTGCATCGTGAGCTGAATCTTCCCACCATCTAAGAACATATGTAAATTCTACATCAAAATTACATGCAGCTAACACATTTTGCGATAATTGTCCTTTTCGATTACGATAGCTAGCCGTGTATTGTCATGGTATCATTGCAAAGATATGAGCTCCATCAATAGCCCTCACACAATCCTAAGaataatagaaacaaaatatctatcatatagttttttaaaatactttggAACAAGCAGAAGAAAAAATTCTCATACCTTAAAATAAGGATAAAATCGAGtgttgtcttttatttttgtaagaacTGAAAGTCCAAGATTAACCATAAAACTTGGAGCAAGTGCTTTTAATACCTTTAGAATTGTGTTAAAGCTCGTATTTATCGAGAATTTTGATCTCTGAAATCTTTCTTCAGCTACAACGTACCTCGCATTTTGACCAACTATGAACAAAAATGTGGAAAGCATTTCTTCAACAGAAACATATGTTGTGTCGCTTAAGTCCATCTTCAATCTAAGAATAGAGCATAGTTGTGATTAtatgagactttttttttagttgaaaaatactCCACTCAAAATCATACCCTTTGAGGtagaattttaaaggattttattaaaaaaaaacaatcataaaagATAACTCCGGCAACTCAAATCTCCGCAGATCAGCATCCACCTTCTCCACCGGTGAACATGAAGCTTTGTATCTTCCTGTGAATCAAACCACCACCATCTCTATTTGGtaagatctctctcttttctccctcTAATTTGAATCTCTCAGTTTTGTACTGCAATTTGCTGTCTGGGCAAGATAATGGTATTATCTTCTAGTCGTAAATCATAGTCGCCGTACGGTCCCCTTCTTAATGGGCTcttctttttagaaaaaagattatatagtatatggaattttatcttgttttcttattaGGGTTAAATTAttggagcatatatatatatcgggGTACACATCGATTAGTAGCTTTCTTCTCCCTGCACAATTATCATCATCAAGGTTCATCTCCGTAAGgtgagtatttttaaaaactgacTACTAATTTACTTTCCACGTTTTTGTGTATTTTCACGTTTGTATCAtgaaatttataagaaaaatatgttccTAGTTAGTAATTTCCAACGAAAGCAATTTCAAGTTAGTTAAGCTTAAAAACGTATTGACGGctatttaataataatacttgTTAAGATCTAGGATCTGTCATAACTCATATGAATGtctttggttttttgttttttgttttgtattgtgtGGCCATAATACCATGGAAAATTCACAGGAGgttgtgaaaaaataaaaattcatataatCATTGGTTAGAACCAGAAAGCAAGATCTTAGTGCGGCTGTTAGTGGATGCAATCAATGACGGTTATCGTGATGTTAGTGGCAAGTTCAGCAAATTATCTGTGGAGACAAAAGTATTATCAACTATAAACAAAAATCTTGGAATTACCAAAACTTATAAGGTTACACAAATAGGATGAAGGTCTTGAGGGGGAGGTACAACGGCTTGGCAGAACTTTTTCGTTTAAGCTCTGGTTTTGGATGGGaccctgaaacaaaaaaattcactgCTAGAGATGAAGTATGGGATGACTTTTTGAAGGTAAGAAAATTTATAGcataaaatttgtgaatatAGTAATGTTGCTTATGTACCGAAATTACTAATATGGTATTTATGTTTTGAACAGGCTCATTCCAATAAAACTTATCTATGTGATGAGTCATATGAAGATTTCAGAGATTTACACATGATATTTTCAACAAATGTTGCAACTGGTAAAAATGCTATGGGATTAGGTGATGTTGTAGCTGAAGATCCATATCAAGTTGGAGACAATGAAGGGATAAATGATTCAACTCGTGTTCAAATAGAGGATGATTTAGAGGAAACAACATACGAAGATACTTCTGTTCATGAAGTTTTTGCTTCattagagaaaagaagagaggaaaagctaTCCCATAGAAAGAAAGCTAGAACTGTTGCGCTTAATTCGACCAAGGATTCTGATGAAGTGAACACAATGACATAAATTAGTAACCATATTTTTGACATGATACAAAAAGGTGGGAAAAGGaatctgaagaaaaagaagctaaGGAGAAGGCTAATAGTGTGTGGGATGCTATCAAAGAAATGCTTGATTTGGAGGACGATTTTTGTTACGAAGCCATGACACTTGTTCACAGCTTAGGTATGAAATATGGGTTCGTTCATATGTCGATAGCAGAGCGTAAATGATGGATTATACGAAACCTTCATAAACCATGAAAATGAAGTTGAATGCATGCACTGAAGAtggtttttcatatttaatattttatacttttctattttcattacttttccgttttcattttatttgatattttataatttttcattttcattttaataataCTTGATGAgctttcctttattttatttatttatttatttgagattGGTCAtgattatttctttctttttacatataaatcaacttaaattatttttatataaacatatatttcacAAGAGAAATGCAAAGCAAAGAATATATTTACAAGTTTTGTGCTACACTAGATTTTatcccgcggtacaccgcggagctatatttgttttagaaaagaaaaatataatttaattagtagactaactatatatatatatatatatgagtatatgactaatgttttgtatattttaaatctttatcccttatatttatacattaattaaaatttaacctatGTTCTAgcatttgattaataaaatttaaaatttatgctaATGTTGCTATAACCCGATTTGAAATAAAGCttgttttatgagatttttaacatttataaatctaaagattcataatattttaatttttattaagtttaacatagaaataatcatttttttaaatggtgttaaaatataaaaggtatatttattttatttaataatttaggtagaactaattagtttctataaatacatttcgaatttatttataacaattaaaccaaaatttatggCATATGCTCCTCTAACAATTACTATGTATAACAATTagcttttattaaaaaaataaatttaagtaaatatttaatatcaatgGCATTCCCTGTAAATAGTACTGAActtgaggatttatttcataattgtctcaaaaaatgtatatatagatacttaAAATAAGTCTACGTACATGTTTGCATTATTTTCATGTTCTAGATTGGACTATTGTGGCGggtaaaatatagttttttaggACTATTGTGGCGGGCAAACCCATTAGAGGTAgggttaatatatatattcagccGCTCaccttcatttgttttttttccacacTAGCCGTCAATCATTCCTCGTAAGTTCCAAATTTTCTCATTGttatatgcttttttttctgtttacaaTACACATTTTGTTTACGTATGTGACTTTGTGTAAATTTCTCTTTATTATGCTTATAAATCTTATATACTCGCTGCTTtcattggtttcttttttttttattacgaGCCGTTTCTTATGATTCATAGCTATGTTTTTTGTGTAGGATTTCGACTATGGATCGCATTGTTCATGAAAGTGAACAAATAcaatctaaaagaaaaagaaaaagaaggagaaaattCAAGCTAGATGTtgatattatgttattggttttgtCAGCGAAAATTTGGTATTTCGTACCGCATATACCACGTCAGATTAGAAAATCAGCAACAACACTTGGACAtgagtatatagtatatacagaATGCATTGGGTGAAAAACGTGAGGATTTCGAGAACTATATCATATGTATCTATAAGCACTTCTGAAACTATGCTCTATTCTTAGATTGAAGATGGAATTAACCGACACAACATATGTTTATGTTGAAGAAATGCTTGCCACATATTTGTTCATAGTTGGTCAAAATGTGAGGTACGTTGTAGCTGAAGATAGATTTCAGAGATCGAAATTCTCGATAAGTATGAGCTTTAACACAATTCTAAAGGCATTAAAAGCACTTGCTCCAAGATTTATGGCTAAGCCTAGATTTTCAGttcctacaaaaataaaagacaacactcgattttatcattatttcaagatatgagaattttttcttttgctcgTTCCAAAGTATTTCAATAAACTATATGATGgatattttgtttctattattCTTAGGATTGTGTGGGGGCTATTGATGGAACTCATATCCTTGCAATGATACTCGGACAATACACGGCTAGCTATCGTAATCGAAAAGGACAATTATCACAAAATGTGTTAGCTGCATGTACTTTTGATGTAGAATTTACATATGTTCTTAGCGGGTGGGAAGATTCAGCTTACGATGCAAAGGTATTACAGGATGCTTtaacaagaaacacaaacaaattaatagTTCCTGAAGGTATGTCTCACTTATCTTTGTATAAAACTAAATTGTTATGTTCTTTACCTGCAATTTATCTCACCTATATTTTTATGCgttttaaactctaaaaatattttatctagTTGATTGTGGATTTGCCAATCGATGCAGTTTTTATTAGCTCCATTTTGAAGTACTTGCTATCATCTCAAAGAATTTATAGGACAAGGGAAAGATCCAGTAAATCCAAATGAGTTGTTCAACAATTGTCATTCTAGCTTTTGAAATGTAATAGAGAGGATTTTTGGTATCTTCAAGTCCAGATTTCACATCTTCAAATATGCATCACTCTTTCCATATATATAAGACGCAAGTAGAGTTAGTAATTGCTTATGTTGGTTTACATAATTATCTCCTTAAAGAATGTTGTTCCGATTTGTTTCCTCCAGAAGAAGATGTTCTCGAAGAAACTAACATTGATCAAAGAAATGGTGAGGAGAATAATGAGGAAGAACAGATTCATGGTACTTAAGAACAACAAAGAGTGCTTGCTAATTCCTAGAGAGCAAATATAGCTGCAAGCATGTGGAATGATGCTATGAATATGGGGTCATGATGCATACGGCTATGCtttattttagattgttttcaTTCATGACactttgtttcctctgttttggtttttgtcacATTCATGTTTGATGCAGACGACtatgttttattttagattgttttcaTTCACGAAATTTTAattcctctgttttggtttttttcacATTCACGTttgcttctctttgtttttttattttcctcacATTCACGTttgctcctctctctctctctctctctctctctctctctctctctctctctcNctctctctctctctctctctctgttttggttcttgatcgtttgcttctctctctctctctctactctgttttggttcttgagagatccatTGAAATATCGGATCACGTGGATTTTTTcttacaacacacacacaaaaccacCAAGCCTAACTTCCTTGTTGacttgttccttcttctcctaaTGTGTCCTTAACCTTCTTCATGACATTTCTTCCTtttgctcatcttcttcactgagcttcttcctctgttcttcatctCACTTAAAGCTTCGTTTCTTTGTTGCAGGATTTAGACTCTATGGTATCTCTTACAACTTCACAAATAAgcgattaattaataaatattttgctatagaattttttttgtgttgtaaaCTACTATAgaatctcatagaatcacatttcattttctaaaaagaaaaaaaaaatctaaaacacaattaaatctcctaaaaatctcctaaatctttcaaaattctaaaatgttaaaatcttaccaaatcctttaaaatataaatactccCTCCAAAAgcagttgtgatattttgaataacaagagatttgaAGTTGGtttttataaactattgattgaataacaaaagattctgaattattttaaaggattttatataaatattaattgaataacatatgatttcataagattttttaaaatcctcaACTGAATAAGAaaggattttaagaatactttaAACT from Camelina sativa cultivar DH55 chromosome 9, Cs, whole genome shotgun sequence encodes:
- the LOC104714863 gene encoding uncharacterized protein At2g29880-like; translation: MKVLRGRYNGLAELFRLSSGFGWDPETKKFTARDEVWDDFLKAHSNKTYLCDESYEDFRDLHMIFSTNVATGKNAMGLGDVVAEDPYQVGDNEGINDSTRVQIEDDLEETTYEDTSVHEVFASLEKRREEKLSHRKKARTVALNSTKDSDEVNTMT